The window GAACTTCAAGATTGACCCCGAAGCTCTCTCGATTCCATGGCCCGCCCCTGACTGGCGCAAAGACTTTGCAAAGCTCTTGGCGGCAACGTTCAAGCCCGACGAAACAGTTGAATTCAAGATTTCGAACACGCCATCAGGTTCTCGCGAAATAGTCTCGAAGATTATCGCGCAAGACGAAGCGCTCAAGAAAATCATGAAGCAGCTCGACGGTCCGGACGGAGCGCTCCTCACGATTAACGCAGTGAAAGGCGGCGCCGACGCGACCGACGAAAGCTGGCATTACCGTTACGTTGTCGTAGACAACCCGAAGATGACGCTCGCGAAACAGCTCGCTTACTACAAGGCCTTGAATCTCCCCTGCGCCGCCCTTGTAAACACGGGCGCAAACTCCGTGCAGGCCTGGATCAAGATTGAAGCGCATGACCAGGAAGAATACAAAGAACGCGTAGACTTCCTTTTCCAGACGCTTGAATCGCAAGGCTTTAAAGTCGATGACGGCAACCGCAATCCAAACCAGATGGTCCGCATGCCAGGCGTGCTCCGCAACGGCAAGCAACAGTACCTCATCACACTGGAACAAGGCGCCAAGAATTTCACGGAATGGCGCGAATGGGCGGAATACTCACTTGACGGAAAGCCGCTTGTAGAACTTGCTAGCGATAGCGAAGAAGCCCCGAAAAAAGACGTTACCATTATCGAGAACGTGCTCCGCGCTGGTGAATTTTTCTTGTTCACAGCCCCGCCGAAAAGCGGAAAGTCGCTTGCACTCATGGACATGGCGCTTTCCATTTGCCACGGCGAAGACTGGCTCGGCAACACGACAAATGCAAACGACGTTCTGTACATCAACTTGGAACTCACCAAGTCCGTGTTCTTGAACCGTCTCTTTTTGCTTGGCGAAAAACGCAACCTCCAGCCGAACACGCCCAAATTCGGTTTCTTGAACCTCCGCGGCACAGCGCTTACACCGCTTGAAATCGCACAGCTCATCGCAAAGCGCATCCAAGGCGCCAAGAAGCTCGAAAATCACGATTACAAGGTCGTCGTGATTGACCCGATATCTGCCGTTTTGCACAACCCGAAGTCTTCAAGACTCAGCGGCTCCCCGCACCAGATTCTGATGCAAATGGTCGATTCGATTATCGCCCTCACAGGTTGCGCCGTCGTGACTTCCACGAACATAGGCGAATACCCCTACCTCGAATCCCGCGCCGATAGCGTCATTTCGCTCACGCCGGTTGAAGGTAGCCTGAACACGTACCAGATTAAAGGCTCGTTCCGCGAATTCCCGAAGACTCTCGCCCGCGAATGCTCCTGGATTTATCCTAGATTTATAGTTTAAACATTCAACACGATTATAAAGATGTACAAACAGAACAATCGTTTTTCACGCCGCTCCGAAGGGAGCATTGCCCGTAACACCATGGGCAACAGAATCGGCAAACCCCTCGCCGGAGGCAAGTTCCACGCTTCCAGAAAATCCGATGTCCGCAAGGACGATGAACTCGAAGAAAAGAAGGCAAAGGCCGAAAAGCCTGTTGTCCGCAAAATTCTTTCGTTCGACGACATCAAGACCCAAGTTGCCGCATGGATGGAAAACGACCGCATTCCGGGAAAGTTGCAAGCCTGGTTCACCGCTGATGCAACTCCTGAGAATTCCGACTGGAGAATCGTCAAGGAATACCACGGCGCCCAGGAAAACCTGGTCATCGACGCTCCGTCCCGCGACATGAAGCCGATTGAGCTCGTGAGCCGCGTCTTGGAACAGCTCCACAAGGAACATTTGCGCATTTTCAAAAAGGCATTGCGCCAAATCTGGTTCCGCGCCACAGGCGACGGACGCTTTGCGCTCCTCGTACAAGTGAACGTCAAAGGCAAGATTTCGGCACACGGCTACAAGACATTCGTCGACTTTATCGAACGCAACTGCCCCGAAGTTATCAGCTGCCACCAGATCCAGTGCTTGCCGGACCGTCTCTTTGACCCTGCCGATGCCCAGGGCATGAAGGTCGAAGCCAAGTGTTCCTTCGGCAGTAGCTTTATGCCGATTGCATCGACCGGCTTTAGTATGCACGTTCTCGACTGGACGCCGCGCATCAAGGATGCATGGCTCAACCTCCCTGTTCGCATCAAGGACGCCATCCACCCGAACCGCGAAGACCGTTTCTTTGAATTCTGCTCCGGCTCCTCTTACGTTTCGGCATCGCTCGCCCCATTCTTCAAGCAAGTCGAATCGCTCGACTGCCGCGAAGTGGCGATGCAGTCTTCCAAGCTGAACATCCGCAATGTCGCAACGCAAAACATGCGTTTCCACCGTAGCCACCTGGACGCCAATTTCGTCTCGAAATTCTTCTCAAAGAGCGATAACGCCGAAGGCCGCTGGACGTTCTACCTCAATCTGAGCGCAAACGACACGTTGACATCGGAAATGATCCTCACGCTCGCCGGTTCCCGCCCCGAACGCATCCTTTTGCAGACCGGGAATCTCGAAACCGCCTCCAAGGCCATCAAGGCTTTCCGTAACGAGGGCTATATGCTCCGCAAGAACATCCCGCTCTACATGGAACCGGGCCGTGGCACCTTCGAAATTCTCTTCTTGTTCGTGCCGGATAGAGTAGGCATTTTGGGCCAGAACCCCGCCCTTGCACACCGTTCTCGCAATATCCAGCGTCCGAAAGAACGCCCCATGCGCTCGAATTCGTCGGATATTCCGCATTTTGTGCAAAAAACGCCCTCTTTTAAGCAAAGAAAAGATTAAATTATTTAACAAATACCAAAATTTTGCTTAGGGAATAGTATGCGATTTTTAAAATGTGCTTCGATCTGTCTTGGTCTTTCGGCTCTGATTGCATCTGCCTACGTGGTTAAAAAAGGCGATACCCTCTGGGACTTGAGCGCCGAGTTTTTAAACGATCCGTTCGCATGGCCGGACCTCTGGGAAAACAATAGGCACATTGAAGACCCGCACTGGATTTATCCGGGCGACTCCATCTATTTAGGCGAGGGCATCAAGGACGACGGTTACCGTCTCCCGAAAACAAGACCGTGCGAAGGTGCGGTTGCCGATTCCAACTTGCCCAAGGGTATTACCTCTGTCGGTTGTGACGAACGTGACGCCCGCAACGGAGACTTCGAGAACATGCTCGGCAACCTCCGCGACAAGGACAAGAAGCACAAGACGAAAAAGGCCGCAGACACTTACCTTTACAAGAAGCGCCCGGCTCCGAAGATTTTCAACGGCTACTACCAGATTTTGGCCCCAGAAATCTACTCCATTGATTCCATCAAGAAGGACCAGCGTTTCTTCTCCATCCGCTCCGGAGAAAAGAAGGAACCCATCATCCACATTCCTGAATCCGAAGTCATCGTAGGCATTGGCAGCAAGACAAACGCAAGCCTCAAGAAGGGTGACCTTGTCGAAATTTTGGAAGCACGAGCCATTGAAGTCCCGACCCACAAGGGCAAGAGCTTTGACAACTACGCACTGGTAAGGCTTACCGGTTATGCAAAGATTACCGCCATTGGCGATACTCTTTCCAGAGCAAAAATTGTCCAGAGCTTCAGGGAAATCAAGATGGACCATTCCAAGGCCCGCTTAAAGCAGCCCCTCAACATTTTGAACGTCACTGGTTACACCGCAGTCCCAGAAGCCAAGATCGAAGAAATGGCAATGCTCCGCTATACCATGGACCCGATGCTCATCATTGGCGCTTACGCCTACGTTCTAGTCGACAAGGGCGAAAACCAGGGCTTCAACACGGGTAACGCCATTGCCATCTGGGAAGAAGACAAGTCCGATGCAAGCCTCCCGCCGAGACTCCTTGGCCGCGGTATCATTGCAAGAGCTACCCCGAATGAATCTACGGTTCTCGTTCGCGAAGTCTATTCGAACAGCCGCCGTATTGAAGTTGGACACAAGGTATCCATAACACATCAGGCAAACTTGGCACAGTGACTAAGAACTTATTGATTATCATCGGTGTTGCGATTTCACTTTTGGCCATTCTCATGGCAGGAAGTGTTCTTATACTGATTTTTCCTGAATTGTCGGCGCATATTCCATTTTAAGGAAATGGACGCCAATGCGGATATCTCGTAGCAATCTTCTCTTTCTTTCCTTTTTTGCAGGGGGAATTGTCCTACCCACGGCAATTCTCTCGTTCTTGAGCGTTAGAAACATCCAGAACGAAGCGTTCCTTGCACAAAAGAACTTCAGCGAAAGCGTTGCGACTTTCCGCGAGCAATGCGAATCGACCATCAGCAAGGAACAGAGCAAGATTTTCCAGGAAGTCAAGTCGGCATCGCTGTACCTTTATGAACAGCCCCATAGCCTTTTGGACTTCGGAAACGCAACGCAGTTCAAGACCGTAAACGGCATCGAGGCGATGTTCCTGTACAACAATGGGACCCTCATCTACCCCGACATTTCGTCCAAGCACTTTTCAAAGACTTCGGACTTTTCGAACAGTATCGCAAGTTCGTTCGAACGGATGCTGTTCCGTGAAGAAGTCACATCGGCTATGCCTCAGCCGGTGAGCCTCTCGCGGTCGGCACGCCAGCTGCATTTTTCGTTTGAGTCCATCGACGACCAGATCCAGAACATCCTTGGACTTGTGCGCATCGCTTACAAGACCAAGGACTACGACGAAGCACTCCGCCTCTTGAACATTCTCGAGGAGCACCCGCACCAGCAGGGCTACCTCCACTCGGACCTCACGCGTTCGGTCAACTTGTTGCACTTCGAGATTCTCGTCGCGCAAAAGAAGCACAAAGAAGCCGAAGACTACACGCTCGCCGTGTTAAACCAGTTTTTGCAGAGCGAAAACATCGAGAATCTGCCATCGGCAAGATTCTTCTTCGAAACGGCATTCACTCAAATTCTCTCCTTTGAAAACTTGAGCCAGGAAAAACGCGAAGCGTTCTGGAACTTGCGCGAGAACTTCAACCGCCAGCTCGGTTACATGGACATATTCTTCAACAACAAGGAAATTGTCCAATCGCTCCTGAATAAAGAAACGACGTCCAAGAACGGCATCGACATCATGAGCGACAACAAGTCGACATTCATCAAGATGAGCTACCCAATCCTTTCGGGCGACCAGGTCGTGCTTGCCAAGGTGAACATCGAAGAATACCGCGAACGCATGCGTTCCAAGCTCAAGACATCGGCCCAAGGCTGGAAAGGCATTCCCTATTCCATTACCGAAGGTCCCGACAAGGCGCTTATTCTGGGGCATGTTTCGGACAGTTCCGCAGTCCTCACGCAAGTCACTCTAGACAAAGTTATTTCATGGAACTTGACCTTGTACGAGAAAGGCTTAAGCGAAATCAAGAAGGATACCCGCAAGCGCATGTTCCTCATGTACGGGCTTCTGTCGTTCTCGCTCATTACCGTGTTGCTCGGTTCCATCGTGATGTTTAGATTCCTCACGCAAGAACACAAGCTTTTAGCCATGAAGGCGAACTTCCTTTCGAGCGTGTCGCATGAGCTCAAGACTCCGCTTACCTCCATCAAGATGTTTGCCGAAATGATGGCCCGCGGGCGCGTGCAAAAAGTCGAAAAAGTGCAGGAATACTCAGGCCTTATCGGCAAAGAAGCGACCCGCCTCGAAAACCTCATTGGCGCTATCCTGAACTACACGCGCATGGAACACGGCAAGGGCGGTTTCCATTGGGAAAAGCTCGACTTCTCGGCTTGCGTGCAGAAGGTTTTTGACAACGTAGAAGACATCGGCGTAGAAAAGGGCCTGATATTCCATACAAAAATTGAGCCAAGCTTGTTTATAATTGGCGATTACACAGCCCTTTACAGCTTGGTGCAAAACCTTATCGAAAACGCGATTAAGTACACAAACGCTCCAGGCGACATCACCATAACAGTCGCCCCCGACGAAGACAGAGTCGTTTTCTCCGTGGCAGATACCGGCATAGGCATCCCGTCTTCGGAACAAAAAAATATATTTAATGATTTTTATAGAGTCGGTGACGAAATGACTCGCAGCACAAAAGGCTCCGGGCTTGGGCTTGCAATCGTGAAGCGCGTTGCAGAAACGCACAAGGCAACCATTTCACTCACCAGTAAGCCCGGCAAGGGCTCCACTTTCACCGTACGATTCAAAAAGGCAGAATGATTATGCAACAACACAGAATTCTCATTGTTGAAGACGAAGAAATCATCCGGCTTGGGCTCCAGGACAACTTCGAGCTCGAAAACTACGAAGTCGAAACGGCATGCGACGGCGAAGAAGCTATCGCAAAGACAGATTCGTTCCAGCCGCACCTCATCTTGCTGGACGTGATGCTCCCCAAGAAGAGCGGTTTTGAAGTCTGCCGAATCATCCGCAAGAAGCATCCGGAATGCATCATCATCATGCTCACCGCCAAGACCGAAGAAACGAGCAAGGTCGCAGGGCTTGATATGGGCGCCGATGACTACGTGACTAAGCCGTTCTCGATTCTGGAACTTTTAGCACGCGTGAAGGCGTTCCTCCGCCGAATTGACTTGCAGGCACAAGCAACACCGACAAAGCAACTCGCCTCCGTCGACGCCATTGACTTTGCCGACATCCACCTGGATTTCAAGAAGTTCATCGCCACCAAGGGCGGAGTTCCGCTGGAACTTTCCACAAGGGAATTCCAAATTCTCAAATATTTCTGGCAGCGCCGTGGCGAAGTCGTCTTGCGCGAAGACCTGTTACAAGACCTCTGGGGCTATACCCCCGAAAACATGCCGTCCACCCGCACGATTGACAACCACATCGTGAATCTGAGACGCAAGCTGGAAGACGACCAGGCAAACCCGAAAATCATCCTTTCTATCCGCGGAGCAGGCTACAAGTTCGATGCGTAATACTTGGCAAAAAGAAAACGTTTTCAAGGCGTGGATTATTACAGTCCTCGCCCTCTGTTCGCTGTTTTCTAGCCAAGCTTTTGCAAGCAAGATGGCCTCCCAGCTTCAGGAAGCCATCTACCTTTTCGAAATGAAAGGTGAAGTTGACGAATCGATTCGCCAGCTCGAAAAGATTTCGCGCCAAGGCGATGACGACGACAAGGAAGCCGCATTTTTCTATCTCGGGAAAATTTACGACCTTGCCAACAACAGGGCTCAGTCAAACCATTTCTACAGCCGTAGCCAAGGTTTTACCCATAACACGAGCAAGGCCTATTGGCTTGCAGGCCGTGACGCCGCCACAAACTACGCCCCGGAAAGGCTCCTGCAAAAAGTTATCCCGCTCCGTAGTCCCATCCGCAAGTTCTTCCCAGGCAAAAACGCCAACATTCTTTTCGAAAACGGCCACATCGCCAAAATCGAAAGCGGGATGGTCATCGAAATTGCAGCAAAGCTGAAAGAAGGAAGCCACCTGCTGCACATCAATTCCGATGGAATGTGGTACCAGAATTCTTCGCGCGATTCCGTCTTTTTCAAGCCCCACAACTCCCCGAATCAGATTATCTCGTTCGAGGTCAAGAACATTTCGCAATTTACATCCGTAAACGGAACCGCCATAGCCATTAACGAAAAAGGCTTCTACATCCTTGACCGTAAAGGCTCCATAATCAAAGGCAACACCGACTATACCTCTTGCCAGTTGCAAAACGAACAATTCATCAACGACAACTTTATCGTCAACTGCACCGATAACGCGCTCCACTTTATTTCGGCAAGTTCAGCCACCGAATCGTTTACCATCGCGCAGTACGACATCATCCAAAAGTCATTTGTTTACAAGAACAACATCTATCTTGTCTCCGGAAACGAACTGTTCTGCTATTCGCTACAAAACATCAAGTCCCCGCTCTGGAAAGTTGCCATCGGGAACATCGAAAGCATTCAGGCGTTCGAGAACAACATCGTCACGCTTGAAGCCTCCGGAAAAATCACCTTATATGACAGGAATACAGGCGCCATACTTTCAAGCGTTCGCGCAAACGCCTCAAACATTTACTCGCTCGCCCAAGGGACGCTCGGACTTTTTTCGAACGAAGGTTCGGTCATCACGGTCGACACGCTACTCCGCCCGCTATGGGGATTCAACCTGGCGAAAGCTCCCATGACAGAGCCCATCGCCAAAAGTCGCTTTATCTACATTCCCTTCGATAATAAAAAGATTTACGCCATCGATGCGCACTACTACGGTCAACGCCCGCTGTACTCCAGCAAGCTTGCATCACAGGCAGTGCACATGGCAAAGCGAAAGCAGTGGGATAACATTTCTCCCATTCTCGATTCCATCATCAAGAACGAGCCCGGTAACGCCGAAGCGCATTTTTTAAAAGCGTTCAGCCTGGAACAACATGAAGTTTCAGAAAAAGAACGGCAAAAAGCATGGGCAGAAGCCGTGAGACTCTCCACCGGCAGCCCTCAAATTGCACGCATCGTCTTAAAGTATTACAGCAGGGTCATCGGCGCAAGCTTTGCAAGCCAGCTAAACGTTTCGCCCAAGACTATGTACCCGCAACTGTTCGGTTCAAAAAAGAACCTGTACACAGTTGACCCCGCCACAGAACAACTCATCTGCATCAATGTCGAAACAGGCAAACAGCGCTGGAGCAAGCACATCGGAAAAATCGGCAACGCACCCGTCATCCAGTCCGATGAAAATTCCATCGTCATTTCGACCGGCTATCAAATGAACATCTACGACATGAACAAAGACTTGTTCAACAAGCCGCTCCAACTCCCAGGCAAGGCGTTCAACTTCACGATGACCGGAGACTTCATTTACGCCTCGACGTGGAACGGATTCTTGCTCAAGATTTCCCGTACGACAAACAACATCGTCTGGTCACGCAAAGTCTATTCCATGCCTTTCCATGTCGTCAAAATCAACCGTAGCCTCCAGCTGTGCAATCTCGATGGAGAACTCATGCGCCTCAATGACGACAACGGGCAAACCATCGATTACTCGACAAACAAGGTTCAAGTCAACATTACCGCAATGGACGGGATCGATTCTACGCTGGTGCTCGTCTCTAGCACAAACAAGTTATTCCTGCAAAACACCAAGCGCAAGGACTTCAGCCCAACCCAGGTGCTTATGGAAAATCCCATCGTCTCGATGCAGGTATTCCGCGACCAGAATGAAGACAAAATCATCATCTCGCTTTCGGACCAGTCCATTCTCCTTTATTCAAGCATAGGCACGCCGCTCTGGAAGTTCCCAGGAAAGAAGTCCATTTTCTCCAAGCCGTTTATCTATGACGGTAAAGCCTGGATTGACCAAGGAAACGAAATCATTGCGATCTCTATAAAGACTGGCAAGGTCGTAAAGACGTTCAACACGCCCGGCGGAGCAGGAACCCCGTTTATCCTGAACCACACATTGTTTAGCGCCTCCCCCAAGCGCGTTCTCTATGGTTTTCCGCTATAAACCACCGCTATAGCTATTAGTAAACTAAATTTTAGTGGTCACTTTTTTAAAAACTCACTAAATTTACCCAATCAAGTTGTTCAGGGAAACTATGAGTGTTCATTTTAAGAAATTAACTTCTTTGTGCTACCTATCCATAGCGGTTGCGTTTATGGCAGCAGGTTGCAAGGACGAAGTTTCTAAAAATCCCAAGCCTCAAGTTTCCGATTATCCTCGTAACGAAACGCTTTATATCGGCGGTTTTGACTGGGCTCCCCCCACGACGTTCAATCCGCTCGATCCAGACCCGAACTTCCCTTCTGACGGCAACATCCGCCTGATGTACGAGTCGCTCCTCGCCTATAACCAGCTCACGGGAAATCTAGACCCGATGCTAGCCGATTCGTACAGCCAGACCGATTCGAGCATTACCGTGCACCTGGACACAAGGGCCAAGTGGAACAACGGAGAACCAGTCACTCCTGAAGATGTCATTTATTCGTTCAGGATAGATTCAATCCTCCCGACATCCCACCACAACAACTGGAAGCACATCAAGACCATCTCCGCCGACAGCGAAAACCACATCACGTTCCATCTCGCCGCGAACAGGAACCCGCTCATGGTCCTGAACGCCATCACCGAGACATCAATCCTCCCCAAGTCGGTCTTTGAACCGTTAATCAAGTCTGCCAAGACCGGAAAGACCTACAACATGGAGAAGATTTTAATTTTCAAGAACGAGAACAAGCCCATCGCTTCGGGACCATACATCCTCAAAAACTACGCCCCCGACCAGATTGTGCTCGAACGCGTTGAAAATTACTGGCGTACAAGCAAGTACGGAGGCAAGAAACCCGCCCCCAAGTACATCATCCACCCGATTTACGACGGGAACGACAATTTCAACAATGCGATGGTCCGCGGGAATCTCGACGTATCCTCCATTTATCTCCCGAGAATCTGGGAAAAGACAAAGGACAGCATCCGCGCCTGGAGCCGTGTCGAGCCGTACCACCTTCCATCAACGATAACGGCCCTAGTCATCGCCACCACAAAGGAACCGTTCAACAACGTAAACTTTAGACGCGCCCTCGCCCACGCTATCGACTTCGAAAAAATCAAGGCACGCGCCGTTTCGAACTACACCCCGCCCATACAGCCTGGGTTCATCCTCCCCTTCGGTCCCGAAAAGAAGTACTTCTATAAGGAAGATGCCGACGAGTTCGGTTACGGTTACAACACCGAAAAGGCTCGCGAGATTCTCGCAGAAGCAGGTTTCTCCTGGAACGAAGAAGGTAAGCTCCTCGACAAGAAGAAAAAGCCCGTCCGGAGCCTCTCCATTGAATGCCCGCAAGGCTGGACAGACTGGATTGAAGCCATTAACGTCATTATCGAATCCTTCGAAGAAATTGGCATTACCGCCGTCCCCAAGATTGTCGATTACGGGATTTGGGACATGGACCTCCGCCGTGGCACATTTGACCTAGCCATGAAGACTCCGCCATCCGAGAACTCGATCGCTAATCCGTGGAACAGGTTCTACCAGATGCTTAACAGCACAGCAAGCAAGCCTGTCGGCGAAGAATCTTACGCAAACCAGGGACGCTTCCAAGATGACGAAATCAACCAGCTTTTAAACGACATTCCGACCATTTCGGACGAAGATTCCCTCACGCAGGCCTACCGCGAGCTCAACAAGCTGTTTATGCAGACAGTCCCTGTGCTCCCCCTCATGTACAGGCCCGCAACATTCTATCAGTTCTCGACCAAGCACTGGACAAACTTTCCGACTGAAGAAAACCCGTATGCCCCACCCAACAACCTGATTGTTGCGACCGGGGTGAGCGCCCTATGGGAAATTGTACCTGTCAAACCACAGGGTAATCAATAAAAAAGCTACATTTCGCCGTAAAAAAATTATCTTTAGCAGACCAACTCAAGGAGTATATCGTGGGAAAATTACGTTTTGTTTTGCCAAATACTTTTACTAGCCTGAACTTTTTGCTCGGTGTATTTTCCATCTGCTGGACAACCGGTGCATTCAGTTCTTTTAGTTCGGCAGACCAAATCCGCATGGGTGCCTACTTTGTCATGTTGTGTGCCCTTTTTGATAAGCTCGATGGCTTTGCCGCCCGCCTCGTGAACGCCAGTTCCGAATTCGGCGCTCAGTTCGATAGCCTTGCTGACTTGGTGGCTTTCGGCCTCGCCCCTGCATTCTGCGTTTTCTTCACCTACAAGATTTACGCACCGGAATGGTTCCAGAACCATGGGCTCCTGATGACGGTTGCACTTGCCGTTTACGTACTCTGTGCAGCCATGCGCCTCGCCAAGTACAACGCTTGCGACTCTGACACGTACCACCACCATTTCTCCGGCCTCCCTTCCACCTTTGCAGGCATGGTCAATGCAACTCTCATCGTGTTCCTCATGACCAAGGGCGTTTTCACAGACTCCAGCACGTTCCTCTTCTGGCTCCCGATTATCGTGTTTGTAGCCACAGGATTTTTGATGGTAAGCCCGTTGTTCCTCCCGAAACTCCAGCCGCGCAAGAACAAGGCATTCAACATTTTCCAGATTGTGCTGATTTTGCTCACCTACGTTGCCGGTATCCTCTTCTACAACCCGAAGGTGCCGTTCATTCTTGAATACTTACTGATTCTTGGCGGTAGCTACATGGTGATTGGTTTTGCCGTAGGCATCATCTACCGCAAGCAGATTATCGAAGAAGCTAAGGCCTCTAAGAAGTAGTGTTAGTCGCTAGTCACTGGTCTCTAGCCTTTAGTTTGAATTTATGCCCGCCGCGAGCGGGTTTTTCTTTTTGGAGATTATAGAAGCGTTTTAGAGCGACGACTGATGTTCCAAGAATTCCGCGAACGTACGACCATAGCGGTCAAACAGTTGCTCGAGAGACATGCGCGGGAGTTCTAGCGTCACGCATTCCAAGTTTCGTTCACCGCACCACGTCCCGAAGCTCCCCGGCGTCTTGTACCCAATATCCGGCAACCAAGGCAAGTTAAATGCCTCCATCACGCCTTCAACAAGCGTTGTCTTTTGCGGAGCATCAACGCAGCCCATCGGAGCATGCATCGCAAGCACGCTCACAGGCTTCAGCTTTTCAATTAACGCAACAAGCGCTTGCGTTTCCGGTTCGCTCCCCGCAAATGCACCCGGCGATAAAAGCGTATCGCGAGGCGCTTCGAGAATCGAGCGCGAACCGACCTTTTCCGTCGAGAAGTTTTGCGTCTTGAAATTGCGGTTCAAGTCCACGCCATTGGCGTTCCCACGCGTTCCAAGAGCGACACCATCCGGATTGGCGCACAAAATAAAAGCAATAGAATCAAAAGGTTCATCAAAAGCACGGAGCACGCGACTCAGGAGGAACGTCGTCTCCGGCTCTTCGCCGTGAATCCCCGCCATTACAAGCAACTTGCATTCGCTCTTGCACGGGTAGTACAGCAGCGGAGCGCCCAACACAGAGCGCCCATATTCAAGAGAAGGCAACCGGATAATACCGCGGGATTCGGGAGATAGAAACATAATAGGAACCGTAAGTTACTAGTAACTCAGAACTGCGGCAAAGCCGTTCATCAAACAAAGTAAGGATAGATATATTCCTCCGCAAGCTGCGGGAGATTCGCCAACACAACGCGTTTGCATTCCATGTCCGAGCGTTCATAAATGC of the Fibrobacter sp. UWB2 genome contains:
- the mpaA gene encoding murein tripeptide amidase MpaA is translated as MFLSPESRGIIRLPSLEYGRSVLGAPLLYYPCKSECKLLVMAGIHGEEPETTFLLSRVLRAFDEPFDSIAFILCANPDGVALGTRGNANGVDLNRNFKTQNFSTEKVGSRSILEAPRDTLLSPGAFAGSEPETQALVALIEKLKPVSVLAMHAPMGCVDAPQKTTLVEGVMEAFNLPWLPDIGYKTPGSFGTWCGERNLECVTLELPRMSLEQLFDRYGRTFAEFLEHQSSL